In Bacillus thuringiensis, the DNA window CGCAAATTCTATAATTTCTTTTGTAGAACGATAACTTCTCGTCAGTTCATAATAACCTGTTTCTTGGAACACTTCCTTAAAAGCACCCCAATCTTCAATCCCTTGATAATCATAAATTGCTTGAGATAAATCACCTAATATAGTGAAAGAATTACCTAGTGTAATTTCTTTTAATACATACACTTGGAATGGTGAGAAATCTTGTGCTTCATCAATAACGACGTGATGGAATTTCTGTCCGATTTCAATACCTGTTATGCGGTGATGTATGTAAATTAAAGCTGGTAAATCTTCTACATACACTTCTTTTTTACGACAACTCTTTTCAGTTTCTTTCACAAGTTCTTCAGGCAATACTTCGAGTATTTCTTTACTTTTCAATATTGAACTATATAGTGAAAGTGGGCTCATTTTCGGCCAAAACTTCATATAAGTGTTCAATCTCTTTGTCGCTTCTTTTTTTAATAATTTCTTCTCGTTTGTTTCTCCATACTTTTTCAGCTCAATTTCAATCCAGCGCTTCATTCGGCCGACTAATCTTTCTCTTCTTTTCTTTAATGGATAATGTTTATATTCCACTTGCATCCATTTTTTTATGTCTTCCACTGGAATAATACCTTTTTCCCATGCCTCAAAATCACTTGTTGGTACTAATTCTTTTTCAAATTGAACCATTCTCTCTTCAATGAACGACTTAAATTCCAGCGTACCTTTCAATTTACCGAGCATAACCTTTCTTTCATCGCGATTAATTGAAAAGGCTTCTTTCAACTTTTCTTCTGTCTGCTTCAGTTTCACCGAATCATCTAACATACGTAATGCCCAATCTGGAAATGTTGTTTGACTAATATTCCCTACACCTAATTCAGGTAGTACACTCGAAATATAGTCTAAAAACAGACTATTCGGAGCGAATACAATCATTCTCTCAGCTTCTAGCTGTTCACGATATTCATAAATTAAAAAAGCAAGGCGATGTAAAGCGATCGTTGTTTTTCCGCTTCCTGCAACCCCTTGAATAAGTAATGGTAAGTTTCTTTCCGCACGAATAATATCATTTTGTTCCGATTGTATCGTTGAAACAATATCTTTCAATTTGTTATCTTTATTCTCACCTAATCGATATAGAAGAAAATCATCGGCATGCGATACATCTTCATTTCCTTTCACGTATGTATCAACAACACGTTCTAGTTCTCTTTTTCGGATAGAAATGTTTCGCTTTAAATACACATCACCTTCTACTAATCCGTCTGGCGATTGATAAAACGCTAATTCGTCACCACCGGTAAACGAATAAAACATACTTGCGACAGGTGCCCGCCAATCTATTACAATTGGTTTCATCGTATCTTTATGTGAAACACCTACTTTACCGATGTAGATCGGCATAACTTCTTCCTTGCCATCCTCTTGAAAGTCTAGTCTCCCAAAGTATGGCTCATGCACTCCAATACGTAAGTTTTGTCTATTAGATTCTCTCATACTTTCTAGAATTTGTTCTTTAAAATCTTCCCCATAATAAACTGGAATTTTTTCAAGTTTTTCTAATTGATCATCCATCGTACATAATGTATCTTTCATTTTTTGTAACTCTTCTTCAAAAATGCTGTTCATTTGATGATTCCCTCCTGTCCGTTCTAATTTTTCAGTCGAGATACAATTGTATTAAAAATCCATTCGTAAAGTCAATAGTTTGTTTTAGAATTTTCCGAAATAAGAAAAAATATACCTTTTTATCTAAAATTTTGAATAATCCTTAAAACAATGTGTTCTCTCTCTTTATTTTCTTCACTTCATAGATTGCTTACAAAATACCTAAATGGCACTGTATATAAAAATAATCATTCTAGTTATCTGAATCATTCCACTGACGACTTATTTCTAGGCCATAATCCATATCGTAAACTTCTTTTATAGCTTTAACTTTTTCAAGACTTGCATCGCTAAACACAGGTTTATTTTCAAAAGAATGT includes these proteins:
- a CDS encoding HelD family protein, with translation MNSIFEEELQKMKDTLCTMDDQLEKLEKIPVYYGEDFKEQILESMRESNRQNLRIGVHEPYFGRLDFQEDGKEEVMPIYIGKVGVSHKDTMKPIVIDWRAPVASMFYSFTGGDELAFYQSPDGLVEGDVYLKRNISIRKRELERVVDTYVKGNEDVSHADDFLLYRLGENKDNKLKDIVSTIQSEQNDIIRAERNLPLLIQGVAGSGKTTIALHRLAFLIYEYREQLEAERMIVFAPNSLFLDYISSVLPELGVGNISQTTFPDWALRMLDDSVKLKQTEEKLKEAFSINRDERKVMLGKLKGTLEFKSFIEERMVQFEKELVPTSDFEAWEKGIIPVEDIKKWMQVEYKHYPLKKRRERLVGRMKRWIEIELKKYGETNEKKLLKKEATKRLNTYMKFWPKMSPLSLYSSILKSKEILEVLPEELVKETEKSCRKKEVYVEDLPALIYIHHRITGIEIGQKFHHVVIDEAQDFSPFQVYVLKEITLGNSFTILGDLSQAIYDYQGIEDWGAFKEVFQETGYYELTRSYRSTKEIIEFANEIIKNAEIPVGLATPVFRSGEDVKVIHAEDQFNEIMKTLKHLQNEDVKTIAVIGRTDDECRDLYEKLTNAGLAVNVIEADQSKYEGGISVVPVYLAKGLEFDAVLLIDVDEEHYKNTKHDAKLLYVGCTRSLHDLWIFHSGEVSPLINGLK